From the Acidobacteriota bacterium genome, one window contains:
- a CDS encoding protein kinase — translation MNPYLNRAMIRQSEDFFGRKAEISRILSRLGADPPQSVSVVGERRIGKSSLLFHLTDSKVLAESLSPSGILPIVVFLDCQQLQGVSVDEFFQLVVRRIQRSHPRLGREEGESYAGFRDLLEEISESGLRLALLLDEFDAVTSNPTFGPDFYAFLRSMANNYPVAYVTTSKTELQRLCFSEEISDSPFFNIFSNLYLRPFRTSEAQELIERPSRRQGRPLREHGQRIIGMAGLFPLYLQIACSACWESLAEDQHLDWPQVEMRFLEEAAPHFDYFWEQCGEDAQRVLAALLQGRQPQPEDRYLCQGLQRQGYLLADDDASYRLFSPFFEAHLKQKASSATRETRRKQEPHQQTTLLRPGSRVNQYRILSKAGEGGMGVIYCAEDSALDRRVALKFILPQANSQESSRRRFLQEARAAAALSHPRITSVYELFEYEDQIVLVMEWIEGRSLKEWVKEQGPVDWKRMTGWMIEVCEGLEEAHARGIVHRDIKSSNIMIGQEERAKITDFGLAKHRRPSADSTDLTQQGALLGTIDYISPEQAHGDEVDGRSDLFSLGVVYFEGLTGCLPFHRRSPGATLRAIFEEAPPYLGLYQVAQAERIDRVLRRMLEKEPERRYPSAAEVKKDLRKLLRKRGILDWLS, via the coding sequence GTGAACCCCTATCTGAACCGGGCCATGATCCGCCAGTCCGAGGACTTCTTCGGACGCAAGGCCGAGATTTCGCGAATCCTCTCCCGTCTGGGAGCCGATCCGCCCCAGAGCGTCTCGGTGGTGGGGGAACGGCGCATCGGCAAATCGTCTCTGCTCTTTCATCTCACCGACTCCAAGGTGCTGGCAGAATCGCTGTCCCCTTCCGGCATCCTCCCCATCGTGGTCTTCCTGGACTGCCAGCAATTGCAGGGCGTCTCGGTGGATGAGTTCTTCCAGTTGGTGGTCCGCCGCATTCAGCGCAGCCATCCCCGGCTGGGCCGGGAGGAAGGCGAAAGCTACGCCGGTTTTCGCGACCTCTTGGAGGAAATCTCCGAAAGCGGCCTGCGCCTGGCGCTGCTGCTGGACGAGTTCGACGCCGTTACCTCCAACCCGACCTTCGGACCCGACTTCTATGCCTTTCTGCGATCGATGGCCAACAACTATCCGGTGGCCTATGTGACCACTTCAAAGACCGAATTGCAGCGACTCTGCTTTTCCGAAGAGATCTCCGACTCGCCCTTCTTCAATATTTTCTCCAACCTCTATCTTCGTCCCTTCCGCACCTCTGAGGCGCAGGAACTGATCGAACGTCCCTCTCGGCGTCAGGGAAGGCCCTTGCGCGAGCACGGGCAACGCATCATCGGCATGGCGGGACTCTTTCCCCTCTACCTACAGATCGCCTGTTCGGCCTGTTGGGAGAGCCTGGCTGAGGACCAGCACCTGGATTGGCCTCAGGTCGAGATGCGCTTTCTAGAAGAAGCCGCGCCCCATTTCGATTACTTCTGGGAGCAGTGCGGGGAGGACGCGCAGCGGGTGCTGGCAGCGCTCCTTCAAGGACGGCAGCCTCAGCCCGAGGACCGCTATCTGTGCCAGGGATTGCAGCGCCAGGGCTACTTGCTGGCCGACGACGATGCGTCATACCGGCTCTTCTCGCCCTTCTTCGAAGCTCACCTCAAGCAAAAGGCCTCCAGCGCCACCCGAGAAACGCGCCGCAAACAGGAACCGCATCAGCAGACCACGCTGCTGCGTCCCGGCAGCCGCGTCAACCAGTACCGGATACTCTCCAAGGCGGGGGAAGGGGGAATGGGCGTGATCTATTGCGCCGAGGACTCCGCCCTTGATCGCCGGGTAGCTCTCAAGTTCATCCTGCCCCAGGCCAACTCGCAGGAGTCCTCGCGCCGCCGCTTTCTGCAAGAGGCCCGCGCCGCGGCGGCCCTCAGCCATCCCCGCATCACCTCGGTCTATGAACTCTTCGAATATGAGGACCAGATCGTGCTGGTGATGGAATGGATTGAAGGGCGCTCCCTCAAGGAATGGGTGAAAGAGCAGGGTCCGGTGGACTGGAAGCGGATGACCGGCTGGATGATCGAGGTTTGCGAAGGGTTGGAAGAAGCCCACGCCCGGGGTATCGTCCACCGCGACATCAAGTCGTCCAACATCATGATCGGCCAGGAGGAGCGAGCCAAGATCACCGACTTCGGCTTGGCCAAGCACCGGCGCCCCAGCGCCGACAGCACCGACCTCACCCAGCAAGGCGCCCTGCTGGGAACCATCGATTACATTTCGCCGGAACAAGCCCACGGCGACGAGGTGGACGGCCGAAGCGACCTCTTCTCGCTGGGAGTCGTTTATTTCGAGGGCCTGACGGGATGCCTGCCCTTCCACCGCCGCAGCCCGGGCGCCACCTTGCGGGCCATCTTCGAAGAAGCGCCGCCCTATCTCGGACTCTATCAAGTGGCTCAGGCCGAACGCATCGACCGGGTGTTGCGCCGCATGCTGGAAAAGGAACCCGAGCGGCGTTATCCGTCGGCTGCAGAGGTTAAGAAAGACCTGCGCAAACTGCTGCGCAAGCGCGGCATACTCGACTGGCTCTCCTGA
- a CDS encoding TlpA disulfide reductase family protein yields the protein MSKQKRDWYFITLHVFLVLLAALVGWLSFQNWQMQARLTPTPRPQLEPGEEVPAVVAKATDGSETTVDFQGQQDTLLFIFNTTCPVCKNNQGNWKDVYQRASDRYNIVGISLDTEEATAAYIEEFQLPYQVVFPDPQEFAKNFKVSAIPTTIHVGKDGKVKSTTLGMLPDGYLKELSLK from the coding sequence ATGAGCAAGCAGAAGAGAGACTGGTATTTCATCACCCTGCACGTGTTCCTGGTGCTTCTGGCCGCTTTGGTGGGTTGGCTGAGCTTTCAGAACTGGCAGATGCAGGCCCGCCTCACTCCCACGCCTCGGCCTCAACTTGAGCCGGGCGAAGAAGTGCCGGCAGTAGTGGCCAAGGCCACCGACGGAAGTGAAACCACGGTCGATTTCCAAGGCCAGCAGGACACCCTGCTCTTCATCTTCAACACCACTTGCCCCGTGTGCAAGAACAACCAGGGCAATTGGAAAGACGTCTATCAGCGGGCCTCTGACCGCTACAACATCGTGGGCATCAGCCTCGACACCGAGGAGGCCACGGCAGCCTACATCGAGGAATTCCAACTGCCCTATCAGGTGGTCTTCCCCGACCCTCAGGAGTTTGCCAAGAACTTCAAGGTCAGCGCCATCCCCACCACCATCCACGTCGGAAAGGACGGCAAGGTCAAGAGCACCACCCTGGGCATGCTGCCCGACGGCTACCTGAAAGAGCTCTCCCTCAAGTAG
- a CDS encoding Rieske 2Fe-2S domain-containing protein: protein MAVAYQAVQWTGQKKRYDLWMALGIALYLAAFLGTSLAYFPNITPETALIRALGTAAFLMLHVILSIGPLSRLDPRFLPLLYNRRHLGVMTFVLALGHASLSMIQFHAFGEMNPLVSLFASNTAYGSLHDFPFQTLGFAALVVLFLMAATSHDFWLNALTPPVWKALHMLVYLAYGLLVLHVALGVLQDETSPWLGLLLTAGVVWIVGLHLMAAQRQRPLDREMSANPQGWVDAGSPDDIQEKRAKIITVQGERVAIFRYDGKISAVSNVCRHQAGPLGEGKIVDGCITCPWHGYQYRPASGDSPPPFKEKIPTFDLRLVNGRILVHHTPNPPGTPVEPIRLEQAAEEAGNG, encoded by the coding sequence ATGGCCGTGGCCTACCAAGCCGTCCAGTGGACGGGCCAGAAAAAGCGCTACGACCTGTGGATGGCGCTGGGAATCGCCCTCTACCTGGCAGCCTTCCTGGGTACCAGCTTGGCCTACTTTCCCAACATCACGCCCGAGACCGCGCTCATCCGGGCGCTGGGGACGGCCGCCTTCCTGATGCTTCACGTCATCCTCTCCATCGGCCCGCTGAGCCGGCTCGACCCGCGTTTCTTGCCGCTGCTCTACAACCGCCGCCATTTGGGCGTGATGACGTTCGTCTTGGCGCTGGGGCACGCATCGTTGTCGATGATCCAGTTCCACGCCTTCGGCGAAATGAACCCGCTGGTTTCGCTCTTCGCTTCCAACACCGCCTACGGATCGCTGCACGACTTTCCCTTTCAGACCCTGGGTTTCGCGGCCCTGGTCGTCCTCTTCCTGATGGCGGCCACCAGCCACGACTTCTGGCTCAACGCCCTGACGCCGCCTGTCTGGAAGGCTCTGCACATGCTGGTCTACCTGGCTTACGGTCTGCTGGTGCTGCACGTGGCGCTGGGCGTGCTGCAGGACGAAACCAGTCCCTGGCTGGGGCTGCTGCTGACGGCGGGCGTGGTCTGGATCGTGGGGCTGCACCTGATGGCGGCCCAGCGTCAGCGTCCGCTGGACCGTGAGATGTCCGCCAACCCCCAGGGCTGGGTGGACGCCGGATCTCCCGACGACATCCAAGAGAAGCGGGCCAAGATCATCACCGTGCAGGGCGAACGGGTGGCCATTTTCCGCTACGACGGCAAGATCTCGGCCGTCTCCAACGTGTGCCGCCACCAGGCCGGACCGCTGGGCGAGGGCAAGATCGTGGACGGCTGCATCACCTGTCCCTGGCACGGCTACCAGTATCGTCCCGCGAGCGGAGACTCGCCGCCTCCCTTCAAGGAAAAGATCCCCACCTTCGACCTTCGCCTGGTCAATGGACGCATCCTCGTCCACCACACCCCCAACCCGCCGGGAACCCCGGTCGAGCCCATCCGCCTGGAGCAAGCCGCTGAGGAGGCCGGCAATGGCTGA